A region from the Benincasa hispida cultivar B227 chromosome 10, ASM972705v1, whole genome shotgun sequence genome encodes:
- the LOC120087891 gene encoding uncharacterized protein LOC120087891, producing MASLEEEKLVQMVDDFIESADHTPSSCSFANSSNSLPLNSKSHYFLSLKEILGSGIKAEGEVGETVMKHLRSWKSDSPKTTSSLKKWLVMKLKMDGYDSSDLCHTSWVTSMGCPAGDYEYIEMKVKDEYGSRKRVIIDIEFKAQFEVARATEEYKQLTEALPTVFVGSEERVKRIISVLCSAAKQSLKESGLHIPPWRTSTYMHCKWLHRSHSISNNNNNHKETNNNFINNKYWKPPMVKPISRRVWGGASALSTQFSNMSINCC from the exons ATGGCaagtttggaggaggaaaaaTTAGTTCAAATGGTTGATGATTTTATTGAATCAGCTGATCATACACCGAGTTCTTGTTCTTTTGCtaattcttcaaattctcttCCTCTCAATTCCAAATCCCATTATTTTCTCAGCTTAAag GAGATTCTGGGGAGTGGAATAAAGGCAGAAGGAGAGGTGGGTGAGACAGTGATGAAGCACTTGAGAAGCTGGAAAAGTGATTCTCCCAAAACCACTAGCAGCCTCAAGAAATGGCTTGTGATGAAGCTGAAAATGGACGGCTATGATTCTTCTGATCTTTGTCATACCTCTTGGGTCACTTCCATGGGCTGCCCAGCAG GGGATTATGAATACATAGAGATGAAAGTGAAGGATGAGTATGGAAGTAGAAAAAGGGTAATAATAGACATAGAGTTCAAAGCTCAATTTGAAGTAGCAAGAGCAACAGAAGAGTACAAGCAGCTCACAGAAGCACTTCCAACAGTGTTTGTAGGAAGTGAAGAGAGGGTTAAGAGAATAATCTCAGTTTTATGTTCAGCAGCCAAACAGTCCCTTAAGGAGAGTGGGCTCCACATTCCCCCTTGGAGAACCTCCACTTACATGCATTGCAAATGGCTGCACCGCTCTCACTCTAtctctaataataataataatcataaagaaacaaataataatttcataaataacaaatattggAAGCCTCCAATGGTGAAGCCAATTTCAAGAAGGGTTTGGGGTGGTGCCTCTGCCTTGTCCACTCAATTTTCTAATATGAGTATTAATTGCTGCTAA
- the LOC120088511 gene encoding protein MKS1-like yields MNPPGYSAAGSPTTPRKKEIQLQGPRPPQLRVNQESRKIKKPPPHPQPVPPGGRPPLPPGPAQWPQPLIIYDISPKVIHVAENNFMSVVQRLTGLSSSSAAAATDGDLSPAARLATIEKASPRSEREREINVSDMMDLAEVSVELGQIPGILSPAPATLAPIPTGYFSPAIEHQSLAYSLIHELSPHWPSPSALFSAPLVSPISSPNIFNNLFDF; encoded by the coding sequence ATGAATCCGCCGGGATATTCCGCCGCCGGCAGTCCCACCACCCCCAGAAAGAAGGAGATCCAGCTACAAGGCCCCCGCCCACCGCAGCTCCGTGTCAACCAAGAATCCCGCAAAATCAAGAAGCCGCCGCCGCACCCTCAGCCGGTTCCCCCCGGCGGCCGGCCTCCACTCCCGCCGGGCCCCGCCCAATGGCCTCAGCCTCTCATCATCTACGACATCTCCCCCAAAGTCATCCACGTCGCCGAGAACAACTTCATGTCCGTCGTCCAACGCCTCACTGGGCTGTCCTCCTCTTCCGCTGCCGCCGCCACCGATGGTGACCTCTCCCCGGCGGCAAGGCTGGCCACAATCGAGAAAGCCAGTCCCCGATccgaaagagaaagagaaatcAACGTTAGCGATATGATGGATTTGGCAGAGGTTTCAGTGGAGTTAGGGCAAATACCCGGAATCCTATCACCGGCTCCGGCAACTCTGGCTCCGATTCCAACAGGGTATTTCTCGCCGGCGATTGAACATCAAAGCTTGGCGTATTCTTTGATTCATGAGCTGAGTCCTCATTGGCCAAGCCCTTCTGCTCTGTTTTCAGCTCCTTTGGTTTCCCCAATTTCTTCACCAAATATCTTCAACAATCTCTTTGACTTTTAA
- the LOC120087712 gene encoding probable Histone-lysine N-methyltransferase ATXR5 isoform X2, whose translation MTPAFSSSAAAAQRLIRCSASLRRTHAPHRPSSMSSPPRKMKPMTEIMAKAKYVVLEREDYDDVRCEECGSGDRDDELLLCDKCDKGFHMKCVSPIVVRVPIGSWLCPKCSGQKRVRSFSQKKIIDFFRIQKCKDAEVAYLSAQAIKRRRRLRSLVWQKKKRRLLPFLPSEDPDRRLKQMGSLATALTTLQMEFSDDLTYMPGMASRSANQAEFEDGGMQVLSKEDTETLELCRAMSRRGECPPLLVVFDSCEGFTVEADDQIKDMTFIAEYAGDVDYLKNREHDDCDSMMTLLSAKDPSRSLVICPDTRGNIARFINGINNHSP comes from the exons ATGACTCCAGCTTTTTCCTCATCCGCCGCCGCCGCCCAGCGACTTATCCGCTGCAGCGCCTCGCTCCGTCGCACCCACGCCCCGCACCGACCCTCCTCGATGTCGTCTCCACCGAGGAAGATGAAGCCAATGACGGAGATAATGGCCAAGGCTAAGTATGTGGTTCTCGAACGGGAAGATTACGACGACGTCAGGTGTGAGGAATGCGGCTCCGGCGACCGGGATGATGAGCTGCTGTTGTGCGATAAATGCGATAAGGGATTTCATATGAAATGCGTAAGTCCGATCGTCGTTAGGGTCCCGATTGGATCCTGGCTTTGCCCCAAATGCTCTGGCCAAAAAAGAGTAAGAA GCTTTTCTCAGAAGAAGATTATTGATTTTTTCAGAATTCAGAAATGTAAGGACGCAGAAGTCGCATATCTGTCTGCTCAAG CTATAAAGCGTAGGAGACGATTACGGTCATTGGTGtggcagaagaagaagagaagattaCTTCCATTTCTTCCAAGTGAAGATCCTGATCGCAGATTGAAACAGATGGGTTCACTTGCTACAGCTTTAACAACATTGCAAATGGAGTTTAGTGATGATTTGACTTACATGCCGGGCATGGCTTCGAGGTCTGCTAATCAGGCAGAGTTTGAAGATGGTGGAATGCAG GTTCTTTCCAAAGAGGATACTGAGACCTTGGAACTCTGCAGAGCCATGAGCAGAAGAGGCGAATGTCCTCCCCTTTTGGTTGTTTTTGATTCATGTGAAGG TTTTACGGTAGAAGCTGATGATCAAATTAAGGATATGACATTTATCGCTGAATATGCTGGTGACGTGGATTATCTTAAGAACCGTGAACACGATGATTGTgatagtatgatgacccttcttTCAGCAAAAGATCCATCTAGAAGTCTTGTCATCTGCCCTGACACACGTGGGAACATCGCTCGGTTTATTAATGGAATAAATAATCATTCTCC GTAA
- the LOC120087712 gene encoding probable Histone-lysine N-methyltransferase ATXR5 isoform X1, whose translation MTPAFSSSAAAAQRLIRCSASLRRTHAPHRPSSMSSPPRKMKPMTEIMAKAKYVVLEREDYDDVRCEECGSGDRDDELLLCDKCDKGFHMKCVSPIVVRVPIGSWLCPKCSGQKRVRSFSQKKIIDFFRIQKCKDAEVAYLSAQAIKRRRRLRSLVWQKKKRRLLPFLPSEDPDRRLKQMGSLATALTTLQMEFSDDLTYMPGMASRSANQAEFEDGGMQVLSKEDTETLELCRAMSRRGECPPLLVVFDSCEGFTVEADDQIKDMTFIAEYAGDVDYLKNREHDDCDSMMTLLSAKDPSRSLVICPDTRGNIARFINGINNHSPEGKKKQNCKCVRYNVNGECRVILVAIRDIAKGERLYYDYNGYEYEYPTHHFV comes from the exons ATGACTCCAGCTTTTTCCTCATCCGCCGCCGCCGCCCAGCGACTTATCCGCTGCAGCGCCTCGCTCCGTCGCACCCACGCCCCGCACCGACCCTCCTCGATGTCGTCTCCACCGAGGAAGATGAAGCCAATGACGGAGATAATGGCCAAGGCTAAGTATGTGGTTCTCGAACGGGAAGATTACGACGACGTCAGGTGTGAGGAATGCGGCTCCGGCGACCGGGATGATGAGCTGCTGTTGTGCGATAAATGCGATAAGGGATTTCATATGAAATGCGTAAGTCCGATCGTCGTTAGGGTCCCGATTGGATCCTGGCTTTGCCCCAAATGCTCTGGCCAAAAAAGAGTAAGAA GCTTTTCTCAGAAGAAGATTATTGATTTTTTCAGAATTCAGAAATGTAAGGACGCAGAAGTCGCATATCTGTCTGCTCAAG CTATAAAGCGTAGGAGACGATTACGGTCATTGGTGtggcagaagaagaagagaagattaCTTCCATTTCTTCCAAGTGAAGATCCTGATCGCAGATTGAAACAGATGGGTTCACTTGCTACAGCTTTAACAACATTGCAAATGGAGTTTAGTGATGATTTGACTTACATGCCGGGCATGGCTTCGAGGTCTGCTAATCAGGCAGAGTTTGAAGATGGTGGAATGCAG GTTCTTTCCAAAGAGGATACTGAGACCTTGGAACTCTGCAGAGCCATGAGCAGAAGAGGCGAATGTCCTCCCCTTTTGGTTGTTTTTGATTCATGTGAAGG TTTTACGGTAGAAGCTGATGATCAAATTAAGGATATGACATTTATCGCTGAATATGCTGGTGACGTGGATTATCTTAAGAACCGTGAACACGATGATTGTgatagtatgatgacccttcttTCAGCAAAAGATCCATCTAGAAGTCTTGTCATCTGCCCTGACACACGTGGGAACATCGCTCGGTTTATTAATGGAATAAATAATCATTCTCC AGAAGGTAAGAAGAAACAGAACTGTAAATGTGTGAGATACAATGTAAACGGTGAATGCCGGGTCATTTTGGTCGCTATTCGAGATATTGCTAAAGGGGAGAGGCTATATTATGACTACAATGGATATGAGTATGAGTACCCTACTCATCATTTCGTCTGA